The following are from one region of the Pseudazoarcus pumilus genome:
- a CDS encoding DUF2933 domain-containing protein, whose product MSTHEPAGENVTHSTPPREGNHGRAKWVFIGFMALAAGLLIAEHRVHVLGALPWLILLACPLMHIFMHRGHSHGAHEHHEDERK is encoded by the coding sequence ATGAGCACACATGAACCTGCCGGCGAAAACGTCACCCATAGCACACCGCCCAGGGAAGGCAACCATGGCCGGGCCAAATGGGTGTTCATCGGCTTCATGGCACTGGCCGCCGGTCTGCTGATCGCAGAGCACCGCGTCCATGTGCTCGGCGCGCTCCCCTGGCTGATCCTGCTCGCCTGCCCGCTGATGCACATTTTCATGCACCGCGGCCATTCCCACGGCGCACATGAGCATCACGAGGATGAGCGCAAATGA
- a CDS encoding methyltransferase family protein, which yields MNGDAYGLWSLVLLNSVLFIAFAFSFARPQTTRDWRSFGAYSAFIVALFTEMYGFPLTIYLLSGWLSSRFPGIDWLSHDAGHLLEMSFGWESNPHFGPFHILSTAFIIGGFWLLAKAWPVLYAAQREHRLAITGPYAHVRHPQYIGFVLIMFGFLLQWPTLITLAMFPALLIVYARLARREEADSLAAFGDAYRDYMRRTPAFVPRLGRQTLPTSPDGSPPRQSNGERND from the coding sequence ATGAACGGCGACGCCTACGGTCTGTGGTCGCTCGTGCTGCTCAACTCGGTGCTGTTCATCGCGTTCGCGTTCAGCTTCGCGAGGCCGCAAACAACCCGCGACTGGCGCTCGTTCGGGGCCTACTCGGCCTTCATCGTGGCGCTGTTCACCGAAATGTACGGTTTCCCGCTGACCATCTATCTGCTGTCGGGCTGGCTCTCGTCACGCTTTCCGGGCATCGACTGGCTCTCGCACGATGCCGGGCATCTGCTCGAAATGAGCTTCGGCTGGGAGTCCAACCCGCACTTCGGCCCCTTCCACATCCTCAGCACGGCTTTCATCATCGGGGGTTTCTGGCTGCTCGCCAAAGCGTGGCCGGTGCTGTACGCGGCACAGCGCGAACATCGCCTCGCCATCACCGGCCCGTACGCGCATGTCCGCCATCCCCAGTACATCGGCTTCGTGCTGATCATGTTCGGCTTCCTGTTGCAGTGGCCGACCCTGATCACACTGGCGATGTTCCCGGCGCTGCTGATCGTCTACGCACGTCTCGCGCGCCGCGAAGAGGCCGACTCGCTCGCGGCGTTCGGCGATGCCTACCGCGACTACATGAGACGGACCCCCGCCTTCGTCCCGCGGCTTGGCAGGCAAACCCTGCCGACTTCGCCCGACGGCTCCCCCCCACGACAATCGAACGGAGAACGAAATGACTGA
- a CDS encoding YHS domain-containing protein, translating to MTEKVKDVVCGMEVDAASFAHDYAGSRYAFCSAQCRDRFLSHPHLFIGLHGRPAPKQEGRSVLKQRSFELNAPLAPEQAHTVIEHVKTLMGIEAVEAEEARVRITYDLLQVSAEDIESALVAAGAKLGVGWATALKRGFVHFTEECEVGNLEVGPRFGSQRSPGGASCHGKH from the coding sequence ATGACTGAAAAAGTGAAGGACGTCGTTTGCGGCATGGAAGTGGATGCCGCCAGTTTCGCGCACGACTACGCCGGCAGCCGTTATGCCTTTTGCTCCGCGCAATGCCGGGACCGCTTCCTGTCCCATCCCCACCTGTTCATCGGCCTGCACGGGCGTCCGGCCCCCAAACAGGAAGGGCGCAGCGTGCTCAAGCAGCGTAGCTTCGAGTTGAACGCCCCGCTGGCCCCGGAGCAGGCACACACCGTCATCGAACACGTGAAGACCCTCATGGGCATCGAGGCGGTCGAGGCCGAAGAGGCCCGCGTCAGGATCACCTACGACCTTCTTCAGGTTAGCGCGGAGGACATCGAGTCGGCCCTCGTCGCGGCAGGCGCGAAACTGGGCGTTGGCTGGGCCACCGCCCTGAAGCGCGGATTCGTGCACTTCACCGAAGAATGCGAGGTCGGCAATCTCGAAGTCGGTCCGCGCTTCGGCAGCCAGCGCTCACCCGGAGGCGCGTCCTGTCACGGCAAACATTGA
- a CDS encoding DUF2933 domain-containing protein → MPPRRAAADPDAPAPKPAGTVKWVLPAAAALIGAMLLFEHREHWADIAPWLLVAACPLLHLFMHRGHK, encoded by the coding sequence ATGCCGCCCCGCCGCGCCGCGGCCGATCCCGACGCGCCGGCCCCGAAGCCTGCCGGCACGGTCAAGTGGGTGCTGCCCGCGGCGGCCGCGCTGATCGGCGCGATGCTGCTGTTCGAGCACCGCGAGCACTGGGCCGACATCGCACCCTGGCTCCTCGTCGCGGCCTGCCCGCTGCTGCATCTGTTCATGCACCGCGGACACAAGTGA